The DNA window GAATTAGCGGAGTCCATATCGGCCCCGGTGCAACAGCATTTACACGAATTCCCTTCTCAACTAAATTTAGTGCAAGGGACCTTGTGAAGGAGGTAATTGCTCCTTTTGTAGCTGAATAATCAATGAGCTCCGGAGCTCCTTTATATGCAGTAACAGAAGAGGTATTTACTATCGTATCACCTTTTGACATATGAGGAAGAGCTGCCTGTGTTAAATAAAACATAGAATAAATATTCGTTGAAAAAGTTTCTTGTAATTGATCAGGAGTGATCTGCAAAAAGTCTTTCTGAGGAAATTGTTTTCCGGCATTGTTGACTACTATATTTATATGGCCAAAATTTTGAATTACTTGATCCACAGCACTTCGACAGTTTTCATCATCGCTCAAATCAGTTTCAATTTTGATTGCCTTCACTCCGAATTCTTCTATGAGTACCACTGTTTTCTCAGCGTCTTCCTGTTCGTTTGGATCCAAATAAACAATAGCGACATTCGCACCCTCTTTTGCAAAAGCAATAGAAACAGCTCGACCAATTCCACTGTCACCACCTGTAACAATCGCCACTTTTTCCTTTAGCTTACCAGAACCTTTATAGTCTTTGTCATCAAAAATAGGAGTAGGTGACATTTCTTCTTCGATACCCGGTTGTTGGTTTTGGGTTTGTCCTGAAACCTCATTATGGATTTTCTTATATTTATCTGGCATCATGGAAATCCTCCTTTAATAGTCACTCATCCTATTCTTCCCTTCCTGGACGAAAACAAACTATGAAAAGGGATTTTAGATCTTATTACCTTTCCAAGATATAATGATTTACCATTAAACTTATTGTAAGTATTCGAAAAATGGT is part of the Psychrobacillus sp. FSL H8-0483 genome and encodes:
- a CDS encoding SDR family oxidoreductase — translated: MMPDKYKKIHNEVSGQTQNQQPGIEEEMSPTPIFDDKDYKGSGKLKEKVAIVTGGDSGIGRAVSIAFAKEGANVAIVYLDPNEQEDAEKTVVLIEEFGVKAIKIETDLSDDENCRSAVDQVIQNFGHINIVVNNAGKQFPQKDFLQITPDQLQETFSTNIYSMFYLTQAALPHMSKGDTIVNTSSVTAYKGAPELIDYSATKGAITSFTRSLALNLVEKGIRVNAVAPGPIWTPLIPATFDKDKVKKHGDDTPIGRRGQPAENAAAYVFLASSDSSYMTGQTIHVDGGDFVGS